A DNA window from Zingiber officinale cultivar Zhangliang chromosome 3A, Zo_v1.1, whole genome shotgun sequence contains the following coding sequences:
- the LOC122051627 gene encoding protein IQ-DOMAIN 33-like: MPSSSSKALPPCKFTQHMHQRNAAGPSLAIAHLIAQTCSSSWLLKEEEEEEGEANLKGRMGRSGCLVKRVFSRSRTSKCQHERSMLLEKIKWSAIKLYLCGEEFSSVLVEDDLASCKSSEENGDRRAVQVEDGMDGDVSARERAAILIQAAFRGFLTRQQCKMHDEGNDARSLECKTFENTSIEVQMGDSVCISSDHEASIITLQNHAQRRARSQVFKPKEEWDDSTLSSSISKLRIQNKLEATTRRERALAYAFSQQLRTCMTKRRSAKPNPTELNLGWSWLERWMATRQQEHASEFRQASSVVQRRMVIRKRSNAAVEEKESCGSNDVSVNFDASSVASQNPRNGCQPTSRRKSNSKRSASRRKITASNHSAPHSSSKMSKREHVEEEEEEESETTGKQGKTKSRDAFEPPSDYQ, encoded by the exons ATGCCCAGCTCCAGCTCTAAAGCTCTTCCACCTTGTAAATTCACCCAACACATGCATCAACGCAACGCAGCTGGTCCATCTCTAGCCATCGCGCATTTAATTGCTCAGACCTGCTCCAGTTCTTGGCTTctaaaggaggaggaagaggaagaaggagaggcaAATCTTAAGGGAAGAATGGGGAGGTCTGGATGTCTCGTCAAGCGAGTCTTCTCGCGGAGTCGCACTTCAAAGTGCCAG CATGAAAGGAGCATGTTGCTTGAGAAGATCAAATGGAGTGCCATTAAACTCTACCTCTGCGGGGAAGAATTCAGCTCTGTTCTGGTGGAGGATGATTTGGCCTCTTGCAAAAGCTCCGAAGAGAATGGAGATCGTCGAGCAGTCCAAGTGGAAGACGGCATGGATGGAGATGTTTCTGCAAGAGAACGTGCTGCCATTCTTATCCAAGCGGCTTTTCGAGGGTTCCTG ACGAGGCAGCAATGCAAGATGCACGACGAAGGCAACGATGCTCGGTCTCTGGAGTGTAAGACATTCGAGAACACATCGATCGAGGTTCAAATGGGAGATTCCGTGTGTATTTCAAGCGATCACGAAGCAAGTATCATCACGCTGCAGAACCATGCCCAGCGAAGAGCTAGATCTCAAGTGTTCAAGCCAAAG GAGGAATGGGACGACAGCACTCTCAGCAGCAGCATCTCCAAACTGAGAATCCAAAACAAGCTCGAAGCGACGACCAGACGAGAAAGAGCTCTTGCCTATGCCTTCTCGCAGCAG CTGAGGACTTGCATGACGAAGAGAAGATCAGCGAAACCGAACCCGACCGAGCTGAACTTGGGGTGGAGCTGGCTAGAGAGATGGATGGCCACACGCCAGCAAGAACACGCTTCGGAATTCAGGCAAGCTTCGAGTGTAGTACAGAGGAGGATGGTCATCAGAAAGAGATCCAACGCGGCAGTGGAGGAAAAGGAAAGCTGCGGCTCGAACGATGTGTCAGTGAACTTCGATGCATCTTCAGTAGCTTCTCAGAATCCCAGAAATGGCTGTCAACCAACTAGTAGAAGGAAGTCCAACAGCAAAAGAAGTGCCTCAAGGAGGAAAATAACGGCAAGCAATCACAGTGCTCCTCATTCAAGCAGCAAG ATGAGCAAAAGGGAAcatgtggaagaagaagaagaagaagaaagtgagacGACAGGCAAGCAAGGGAAAACGAAGAGCAGAGATGCTTTTGAGCCTCCATCAGATTACCAATGA